The genomic window TGGACGCGGTGCCGTCGTGGGCACCGGCCTCCCCGGCCGTCCCGTGCTCGTCGGTGCGGGAGTGCCCCGCGCCCGCGAGACCGCCGGCGGCGCCGCCGGCCAGGGCTGCGGCCCCCACCCCGGTGCCCGGGTGCGACTCGGACGCTTGCTCGGCGGGCGCGTGCTCCACCGGCTGCCCGTCACGAGCGTGCTCGGTGGTGCCCGGTACGCCGTGCCGGTCCTGGGAGTCCCCGGAGCGGGCCCGGCCGTGGCTGTAGTGCTCGGTGCGGGACTCCCCGTTGGGAAAGTCATAGCTCACCGTGATCTCGCGCAGCCCGTCCTCCGGCGCCGCGACCACCAGGTCCAGCTGCCGCCACGGCCCCACGGGGGTGCTCATGGCCTGCGTGTAGAGGTCCGCGACGTCGTCGAACAGCGGTGACCCCTGGTCCACCGTGCCGTTCTCGACCTCGTCCTGGGCCTCCCCCACGGCCTGGCGCGTCTGGTGGGTCATGATGTTGCCGGACTGCACCAGCGTGAGCCGCGCGCGGTCCGCTCCGCGGGAGAGCAGCAGCTCCACGAGGTGGTGCAGCGCGCCGTCCTCGGGCAGCGGCTCGGAGGCCGGCTCGGGACGACGGCGCGGGGCCGCCTCACCGGGGGCGGTCTGCTGGGCGGCCTCGTGCTGCTGGCGGCCCGCACCGTCTTCGGGACCGGGCGCGGTGGGCCGGGCCCCCGGGGACGGCTCGGGCGTCGGGGTGTCGTGCTTCGTGCTGCGGAACAGATCTCTCAAACCCACGTGAATGTTTCCCTTCGAAAGCCGGGCTCGGTCTGGTGCTCAGTATAGGTGCGCCGCCCTGCGCGGACGCGGGGAGCACGGAGCTCTCGCGGCGGCGGCTCCGCGGGGCGCTAGAGGTTCTCGGGGCCGAACGCGTCCGGCAGCACCCGGTCCATGGTGCGCACACCGCTCACGGTGAGCAGCTGCATGCCCGGGGCCCGGTGCTCGTAGAGCAGCTGGCGGCAGCGCCCGCACGGCATGAGCACCTCCCCGTGGCCGTCCACGCACACGAACGCCGTGAGCTTGCCGCCGCCGGACATGTGCAGCGCGCTGACCAGGGAGCACTCGGCGCACAGGGTGATCCCGTAGGAGGCGTTCTCGATGTTCGCCCCGGTCACCGTGCGCCCGTCGTCCACGAGGGCCGCGGCACCCACGGGGAAGTTCGAGTAGGGCGAGTACGAGTGCGCGAGCGCGTCCGTCGCGGCCCGCTGTAGCCGCTGCCAGGTGGCTTCGTCCACGGTGTGCTGGTTCTCGGTCATGGTGGCTCCCGTTCCTCGTGCTGGTGGTCGTGGCGGTGCCGGGGCGGTGACGAGCGGCGCCCGGCGGATGGTCTAGGTGGCGCGCGCGGTCGGCGCGCTGCTGGACGTCACCGCGACCCGGCGGTCGATGATGTCCTGCTTGAGCTTCTGGACCTGCTTGTCGAGGGCCTCGCCCACGGTCTTCTGCTGGTCGTGGTACGGCGCCAGGCCCACACCGCCGTTGCCGAGCGTTCCCACGTAGCGGGTGCTGTCGAACCTGCCGTCCGCGGCCTGG from Kocuria rhizophila DC2201 includes these protein-coding regions:
- a CDS encoding cytidine deaminase — protein: MTENQHTVDEATWQRLQRAATDALAHSYSPYSNFPVGAAALVDDGRTVTGANIENASYGITLCAECSLVSALHMSGGGKLTAFVCVDGHGEVLMPCGRCRQLLYEHRAPGMQLLTVSGVRTMDRVLPDAFGPENL